From one Arsenicicoccus dermatophilus genomic stretch:
- a CDS encoding GNAT family N-acetyltransferase produces the protein MQGHPDVQPDLSLVATTGSTITGCVMSTRGRVVGPAGSSLDVVVPGPLAVLPAHQGQGMGAALMTETLDRARAAGWPAAFLYGNPAYYPRFGFRDASALGVTTAAGDTFPAFMGLELQPGALAGRGGRLVESGLFEVDEAAVEAFDAQFPPRRKERTATQL, from the coding sequence ATGCAGGGACACCCCGACGTCCAGCCGGACCTGAGCCTCGTGGCCACCACGGGCAGCACGATCACCGGGTGCGTCATGAGCACCCGCGGCCGCGTCGTCGGGCCTGCGGGATCCTCCCTCGACGTCGTCGTGCCCGGGCCTCTGGCGGTGCTGCCTGCCCACCAGGGCCAGGGCATGGGGGCGGCGCTCATGACCGAGACGCTCGATCGCGCCCGGGCCGCCGGGTGGCCGGCCGCCTTCCTCTACGGCAACCCGGCGTACTACCCGCGCTTCGGCTTCCGCGACGCGTCCGCCCTCGGCGTGACCACCGCCGCGGGCGACACCTTCCCGGCCTTCATGGGCCTGGAGCTCCAGCCTGGAGCGCTCGCCGGGCGGGGCGGGCGCCTCGTCGAGAGCGGACTCTTCGAGGTGGACGAGGCCGCCGTCGAGGCCTTCGACGCGCAGTTCCCGCCGCGCCGCAAGGAGCGCACCGCGACCCAGCTCTGA
- a CDS encoding IS3 family transposase, whose amino-acid sequence MLVGAVGWVADITYCRTFAGWVYAAFVLDVYSRRVVGWQLSTSLRTDLALDALEMGLRTRDRAGQDTTGVIAHSDKGAQYVAIRYTQRLAEAGAVASVGSTGDSYDNAMAEAFNSIFKAELVRNRGPWKTIDDLEIAVAEYIDWYNHRRLHGQIGLIPPVEYETIYYAQNPAPATVEASEPSLH is encoded by the coding sequence ATGTTGGTTGGTGCTGTGGGGTGGGTCGCAGACATCACCTATTGCCGGACGTTCGCCGGGTGGGTGTACGCGGCATTCGTGCTGGACGTGTACTCCCGGCGGGTCGTGGGCTGGCAGCTGTCGACCAGCCTGCGCACCGACCTCGCGTTGGACGCCCTCGAGATGGGGTTGCGGACCCGCGACCGCGCCGGGCAGGACACGACGGGCGTGATCGCGCACTCGGACAAGGGAGCTCAATACGTCGCCATCCGCTACACCCAACGCCTCGCCGAGGCCGGCGCCGTCGCGTCTGTCGGATCGACGGGCGACTCCTACGACAACGCCATGGCCGAAGCATTCAACTCGATCTTCAAGGCCGAGCTCGTCCGAAACCGCGGACCCTGGAAGACCATCGATGACCTAGAGATCGCCGTCGCCGAGTACATCGACTGGTACAACCACCGACGCCTGCACGGACAGATCGGCCTGATCCCACCCGTCGAGTACGAGACCATCTACTACGCCCAGAACCCCGCCCCGGCTACCGTCGAGGCGTCAGAACCGAGCCTCCACTAA
- a CDS encoding transposase family protein, translating to MTVMADKGYTSIGAGIWTPIRASRRNPTTGWSESKPLSRDERAVNAAHAKNRAPGERGNAQLKTWRVLRRYHGCPTASPPSSPRSGSSSPQVRPTNEKGSRLGFTPAPLARAEPRVLFCQCHSARSPCRRPSRVRIPAG from the coding sequence CTGACGGTCATGGCGGACAAGGGGTACACCAGCATCGGGGCCGGCATCTGGACGCCGATCCGCGCCAGCCGCCGCAACCCGACCACCGGATGGTCCGAGTCCAAACCCCTCTCGCGCGACGAGCGGGCCGTCAACGCCGCTCACGCCAAGAACCGCGCTCCGGGGGAGCGAGGCAACGCCCAGCTCAAGACCTGGCGGGTCCTACGCCGCTACCACGGCTGCCCCACCGCCTCACCACCATCGTCACCGCGGTCTGGATCCTCATCACCGCAGGTCAGACCCACAAATGAAAAAGGCTCCAGGCTCGGTTTCACTCCTGCTCCCCTCGCACGAGCCGAGCCCCGCGTGCTGTTCTGTCAGTGTCACTCTGCCCGTTCCCCTTGCCGTCGCCCGTCGCGTGTCCGCATACCTGCAGGTTAA
- a CDS encoding lactococcin 972 family bacteriocin, with protein sequence MIASINLYKKSLLGEEMIKNSSFVVTIVATLGICSAGVASQASASGLDSRLARTLSESDGTGHELGGITITDSGITANGTHWVEFIGEGEIDVDSSALSASPSLTAPWIHEEDVEGGRWRFGSSRDTLGRKTCLSAYNHPNRRHSASVKLDNNYNTDTQDAKKEAYSHVSSHTTSKCQAFYSSHPLN encoded by the coding sequence TTGATTGCATCGATCAATTTATATAAAAAATCCCTTCTTGGAGAAGAAATGATTAAGAATTCGTCTTTTGTGGTGACGATTGTGGCGACATTAGGCATCTGCTCTGCAGGGGTCGCCTCGCAGGCGTCGGCTTCGGGGTTGGATTCACGGTTGGCGAGAACGCTTTCTGAAAGTGATGGCACAGGACATGAGTTGGGGGGTATTACGATAACCGACTCCGGGATTACTGCTAATGGGACTCATTGGGTAGAATTTATTGGAGAGGGGGAGATTGATGTTGATTCAAGCGCTCTTTCGGCTTCTCCGTCCCTGACTGCTCCCTGGATCCATGAAGAGGATGTTGAGGGAGGGCGCTGGCGTTTTGGGTCCAGCAGAGACACGCTTGGCCGCAAGACATGCCTTTCCGCATATAATCACCCTAATCGGCGCCACAGTGCCAGTGTTAAACTTGATAACAACTACAATACGGATACACAGGATGCAAAGAAGGAGGCCTACTCTCATGTCAGCAGTCACACCACCTCCAAGTGTCAGGCGTTCTACAGTTCGCATCCTCTAAACTGA
- a CDS encoding integrase core domain-containing protein, translated as MLDGVTLVDHPTDPDTGEIVPITLVTDNGGPFRSFRFEHFITAHPELRHVRTRVRTPGQNGVRERAFQSLKYERLYREQIDDALDLVREADAFRVEFNTVRPHEHLAWNRPAEVHHGLADPTIPTFPAPEILPTT; from the coding sequence ATGCTCGACGGCGTCACGCTCGTCGACCATCCGACGGATCCTGACACTGGTGAGATCGTCCCGATCACGCTGGTCACCGACAACGGCGGACCGTTCCGCTCGTTCCGGTTCGAGCACTTCATCACGGCCCACCCCGAGCTGCGCCATGTCCGCACGCGCGTGCGGACGCCTGGGCAGAACGGTGTCCGCGAGCGGGCCTTCCAGTCGTTGAAGTACGAGAGGCTCTACCGCGAGCAGATCGACGACGCTCTCGACCTGGTCCGCGAGGCCGACGCCTTCCGTGTCGAGTTCAACACCGTCCGCCCGCACGAACACCTCGCGTGGAACCGGCCCGCAGAGGTCCACCACGGCCTGGCCGACCCGACCATCCCCACCTTTCCCGCACCCGAAATCCTGCCAACTACTTGA
- a CDS encoding YfbU family protein yields MASITVRVDDRVRVELEELAVSRGQTLSDLVRDTLEELLLPEDSRIRSEGAVVPRSLSPYERQMLAMQHRIMAHVIAGVGAGETVVSAAAAEGGPEDQRQRAEILEQGFVSEYRRVFCNVEPELSAAECGFVMDLLDMSRVISYSIERLRGAGEDVDPELEWLKFDGFDLREAEEARLLEYVHHLVDEDRWAEVLPVLGEDHDHGNTHSPRVERYRRVLTEYQALRRDQGPSWAVEDYLLSLDQLRRLRRASVHPSNRCRLGLE; encoded by the coding sequence ATGGCATCTATCACTGTTCGGGTCGATGACCGGGTCCGTGTCGAGCTGGAGGAGCTCGCGGTGTCGCGTGGGCAGACCTTGTCGGACTTGGTGCGGGACACGTTGGAGGAGTTGTTGCTTCCCGAGGATTCCAGGATCCGCTCGGAGGGGGCGGTGGTGCCGCGGAGCCTGAGTCCCTATGAGCGGCAGATGTTGGCGATGCAGCATCGAATCATGGCTCATGTCATTGCTGGGGTCGGAGCGGGTGAGACTGTCGTCTCTGCAGCGGCGGCTGAAGGAGGTCCGGAGGACCAGCGTCAGCGGGCGGAGATCCTTGAGCAGGGGTTCGTCAGTGAGTACCGGCGGGTGTTCTGCAACGTCGAGCCCGAGCTGTCGGCCGCGGAGTGCGGCTTCGTCATGGACCTGTTGGACATGTCCCGGGTGATCTCCTACAGCATCGAGCGTCTTCGCGGTGCAGGCGAGGATGTCGACCCTGAGCTGGAGTGGCTCAAGTTCGACGGTTTCGACCTGCGGGAGGCTGAAGAGGCTCGACTGCTGGAGTATGTGCATCACCTTGTCGACGAGGACCGGTGGGCTGAGGTGCTTCCCGTCCTCGGCGAGGATCACGACCATGGCAACACGCACTCCCCTCGGGTTGAGAGGTACCGGCGAGTCCTGACTGAGTACCAGGCCCTACGACGGGACCAGGGCCCCAGCTGGGCCGTCGAGGACTATCTGCTCAGCCTCGACCAGCTGCGGCGTCTGCGGCGTGCCAGTGTGCACCCCTCGAACCGATGCAGGCTCGGTCTCGAGTAA